GTCAGTCACCCTGCCGGCAACTGAACTGGCACCCCGCTTCACCGAGACAGCGCCACCAACCTGCACATCTACCGATACCAGACCGTATCCAATCATCCGCTGCATGCGGTATGACCACGCCTTGTGGGTCATGTGGCCGACGACCTTGCCGTCTTTGACGATCTCGTCGCGGATGGATTGGTCTTCGTGTTCCTGACCGCCTTCGAGCACGATGCCGAGTTGGTGGCGTTTGACGCCTTCGGCTTTGATTCGTCTGAGCGCTTGGATGCCGATGACGTCGTCGCTGATGTCGAGGTCGACGAACGTGCCGAGGCGCACTTCGAAGGGGTTGGTGTGGTCGTCGGTGTCGGTGCCGTAATTCAAGAGGCCGCTCTCGGTGCGCTCGGCCGGGTTCGGGTAGCCCGGGCCGATGTCGAAGGGTTTGCCGGCCTCCTTGACGAGCTGCCAGAGCGTGTCGCCTTTCGAGCCGTCGAGCAGGTAGAGCTCGAAGCCGCCCTGCTTTGACCAGCCCGATCGCGCCACCTTCAGCGGGATGCCGTCGATTTCTGCGTCGCCGAACCAGAAGTACTTGAGATCCCGCACCCAGTCACCGCAGAGCGCAGCGACGACGTCTTCGGCTCTGGGGCCCTGTACGGCAAGTGGCGACACATCGGGTTCGGAGACGTCGACGTCGAGTCCACGCTCGCCCGCGACGCAGCGCGCCCAGAACCAGATGTCGGAGTTACCGATCGAGAGCCAATAGCAGTCGTCGGCGATCTTCAGCGCGATCGGGTCGTTGATCAGGGTGCCGCGGTGGTCGCAGACGGCGACGTATTTGCCCTGGTTGACGACCTGCTGTGACAGGTCGCGGGTGCAGAGGATCTGCGCCAGCGTGGCCGCGTCAGGACCCTTCAGCTGCACCTGGCGTTGCGCTGCGACATCCCACATGGACACGCCGTTGATCAGCCGCCAATACTCGGCTTCATGATCGCCGTAGCCCCGCGGAATCAGCATGTTGTTGTAGGTGAGCAACGTCTCAGCGCCTTCTGCCATCGTAGAGTGGTAGAAGGGCGATTTTCTGAGGCGTCCGGCAGAGACGATGTGGGCCATGGCGGGTGCTCCTGGTGGCGGGTTGTCGCGGTCGCATACCTTGGCCAAAGGCCGACACCTGACGAACGCTGGTGCACCGTACTCTACCGGCTGCGGGCCCTGTCACGAATTGACTGGATCTTGGGCGGGATTCAGTGAAGCGTACTTCATGGCCCACTCGCTTCCGTCCGTTCACGCGCTCCGCGCCTTTGAGGCCGTGGCGCGGCACCTCAGCGACACCGCTGTCGCGCGCGAGCTCAATGTAACGCCCGCTGCAGTGACGATTGCCCCTACGCGGGCATGCGCCTCTTGGCCCGCAAGGCGTCCTGGTACGGCACGCTGAAGTCACGGTGAATCACCACTGTGCCGGCAATGAAGTCGTGGATGGCGCGTTGTCGCGTGTTCAGCAACAGGACAACACACTCGATCACGATCCAGGCGTTCAGGGACACGGTGACCACGGTGTGCCACGGCGGCAAATGCGGCACGACATGCCGATTGCGCTCCAACCAACTGGCGGCGCTGTAGGCGGCCGTGTCGACCTGCAACAAGGCCACGATCTGGGCAATGGCGAGCAGCAAGGCAAACACCAGAAACGGGGAAGAGCGCAGCACCGCGTGCCGCCAGGTGATCCGCGCGCCGTCGGGTTGCGTGACCCGGATGTGCATGAGCCCCTTGCCGACGGTGGCACCAAAGCACGCGTGACACACCACCGCGTAGCCCGCGTACAACCCGCTCGCAACCACCGCCAGAACGATGGCGACACCGATGGACAGGCTCTCGAGGTAGTAGAACGCAACACTGAACGGCACCAACACCAGCGTGTCGATGATGCCGGCGCCGGCACGCCGGAAGACGCCGATGTACACGTGTCTGCCGTTCTTGTTCAGCGGTAGGAAGTCCATTTCACCGTGCCCTGTTCACTCGGCCTGACCGTGCCGGGTCACACGGTGTCGGATTTGTATTACATCAGATCTGCATTGAATCGGTCTTGACGGGTGGCAGCCCGTGGTGGGCTCTGACGCTCGGTCCATCACCGTCACGGGTGCGGGGCACCCCACACGGCGCCGAGCTCGTCCTCGGCCATCTCCACGACGTGCTGGTCCTCCGGAAAGGTACCGCCCGCAACGTCGGCGATGTACTCCCGGTAGGCCGAGACGCGTTCACGCTGCAGGCGGTCGCGTTCGGCGGCGAAATTGCGGTAGGTCTTGGCGTGGCGCGGGATGTGGCCGCGGTTTTCACCGAGGATGTCGGCCGAGAAGAGGTATTGCGCATCGCACCCACCGCCCGAGCCGAGCGAAATGGTCAGCAGCGACGTGCGTTTGCTCATTTCGGTGGCGAGGTTGGCTGCGACCACTTCGAGCTCCACGGCAAAGGCACCGGCTTGCTCGAAGTCCCGCACCTGTCGCCAGACGGCCTTGGCTTGCGCGAGGGTGCGACCCACCGCGCGGTAGCCGCCGGTCCAGGTGGCCTTGGGCGGGACGAGGCCCACGTGGCAGATCACCGGCACGCCTTCGCGCGCCAGCACCTCGACCACCGCCGGGCTCATGCCACAGTAGATCGACTGGGCACCGGCTTGCATCGCGGCCATGGCGTCGCGCAGCGCTTCGGTGGCGTCGGCGTGTTTGCCCCAGGGCAAGCCAAACTGGAAATGGGTGTTGGGCACGGCCTTGGCAAAGTGCGACCGCTCGGTCAGAAAAGCCGTGCCGATCATGTCCATGCCCGCTTCGGACGCCGCGATGGCTTCTTCTTCGCGCGCAACTTGCACATAGGCCAGTTGGCGCACACCTTTGGCGTCGAGCAGGTCTTTGACGGTGAGGCTGGGCATGGCTTCGCTCCGGGCGCTACCTCGGCACGAGGCCGCTACCGTGGAAGCCTACCGCGTTCACCGTCGCGGTAACTAGCCGGAATGGATCTAGAGGGAGCGCAACCGCGCCGCGTTGTCCGGGTCGTGCGTCGGCAGCATCACGGTGTTGAAGTCCTCGAACTGGGTCTTCAACGTTGCCGCACTCGCTTCGGTGTCGGGCACGGATTCAACGATGCCGGCGGTCTCGCCGGTCAGGATCTGGTCGAGGGTGAACGCCGCATCGCCGACGAGGCACACGTTGACGCCGTCGTCCTGCAGCAACACCGATTGGTGGCCGTTGGCGTGGCCGGGGGTGGGCACGACAGTGATCGCGCCATCCTGCGTGACGGCGTGGCTGCGACGGAAAGCACCAATGGCGTTGTCGGTGTGTTTGACGGGCTGTAGCGTCGCCGACGCGGGGATGCGGCACATGAGCGCACCGTTGTGCCCGCCGATGGCCGCTTCGCCGACAAGGAAGGTGGCTTGCGGGAAGTGCCGCATGCCGCCCATGTGGTCGGAGTGCAGGTGCGTCATCACCACGGTGTCGACGTTGCCCGGTGACAACCCGGCGCGGCGCATCTGCGGGCCGATCTCGTCTTCGCCACTGAGCGCAAAGCGGAGGTTGCGGCGGTAGATCAGACCGGTCATGGCGTCGCAGGCGGCGTAGTCGGGGTCGAGGATACGCGCCGTCTCACCGGTATCGACCACAAAGAGCCCCTGCGGGTGTTCAATCACGAACGCGGTCACCGGCAGCCACTCGGTCCAGGTGCGGCTCAGGAAGATCCGCGGAAAGCGCAGGCTCGACGGGCCTGCATAGGCGCGGTGCGGTTCCTTCACCGCGACCCAGCCGGTTTGGAACATGTGCAGGCGCAGGCGCCGCCCGATGCGCACGCTGACCGGGCCGGGGGACGCCACCGCACCGGCCCCCGCGTCGTCCGCGAGCGGTGCCGTGCTTGCGCACCCGCCAAGGGTGGCGGCCACGCCGAGGGTGGAGAGCGTCAGGACGCGGCGTCGGCTCAGGGGCTTGGTCATCGGTTCGGCTCCAACGGCACAGGCGGTGCGAGCCCACTCGACGCGCCGTACGTGTGTCTGCGTCAGGCATAGACCACCGGGAGACACCAAACGATCCGTGCGGCGGCTGTGAAACTTATCTCACAGCCTTTTGACTATCTACTGATAGATAGCTATACTGCCGGTTGGTGGGTTGCAGCGCCATGCGGTGCGGTGCGCAGCCCGAATGCAAACGCAACGCACAGAGATCGCGCACCATGTCTGCACCCCTCGCACTCGTCGCGGGCGCCGGGCCCGGCCTTGGCCAGGCACTGGTCGCGCATTGTTTGGCCAACGGCTACACCGCGGTCGGGTTGAACCGCTCGGTGCCCGACGGTGCCGACGACACGCTGGCGGTCGACCTCACGGACAGCGCCGACACCGCGCAGTTGGTGGCCGCGCTGACCGAGACCCACGGCGCGCCCGCGCTGGTGGTGCACAACCCCGCACAGCTCGTGATCGCCGATTTCGAGCAGACGTCCGCTGCGGACTTCGAAGCCACGTGGCGCACGATGGTGCTCTCGGCCGTGCACCTCGCGCACGCGGTGTTGCCGTCGATGGTCGCGGCCGGCAGCGGCACGGTCATCGTGTCAGGCGCGACAGCGAGCCTGCGCGGCGGTGCCCGATTCGCAGCCTTCGCCTCGGCCAAGGCGGGGCTGCGCGGGCTGACCCAATCGCTCGCACGCGAGTACGGCCCGAAAGGCGTGCACATAGCCCACGTGATCCTCGACGGTATCATCGACACCCCGGCGAGCCGTGCGCTGCACAACCTCGACCCGGACCGCATGATGCGTCCGGTCGACATCGCCAACACCTACCTCGCGCTCGCAGCCCAACCACCGTCCACCTGGACACACGAACTCGACCTCCGGCCGCGCGGCGAGACCTTCTGATGGACACTGACGTCCTCGTCGTCGGCGGCGGGTTGTCGGGCCTCGCGTTGGCCGACCGCCTTGCGCAGCAGGGAACCGACTTCCTGCTGGTCGACACCCAGGACCGGCTCGGTGGGCGCATTGCCACACTCGAGGTCGACGGCGCGGCCTTTGACCTCGGACCGACCTGGTTCTGGCCCGGGCAACCGCGCCTTGCCGCGCAGGCCGAGCGCTTCGGGATACCGGTGTTCGAACAGTACGCGGCCGGCGACCTGATGTACCAAGACCAAACCGGCGCCGTGCAGCGCGGGCGCGGCTACGCCAGCATGGCCGGCTCGTACCGCCTGGCCGGTGGCGTTGGCGCGTTGATTGACGCGCTGGCCGGCACACTCGACAGCGCGCGCGTGATGACCCACACCGCGCTGGTGTCGGTTCAGACCCAGCCTGGCGCCCTCACGGCTACGCTGACGCAGTCCGGCGCGCCGCGCACGGTGACCGCCCGACAGATCGTGCTGGCGGTGCCACCGCGGGTGGTCGCCGACACGGTGCGCTTCGAACCTGCGCTGACAGACGAACAGCTGCAGGCGCTGGCAGCGGTGCCCACCTGGATGGCGGGGCAAGCCAAGGTGGTTGCCGTGTACGATGCGCCGCACTGGCGCGATGCGGGCCTCTCAGGCGATGCGATGAGCCACCGCGGCCCGCTCGTCGAGATCCACGATGCATCCCCCATGGCCGGCGGGCCCTTCGCCCTCTTCGGGTTTGTCGGAGTACCGGCCGACGCGCGGGCCGCGCACCGAGAGGAACTGTTGCAGCTGACGCGCGCGCAACTCGTCGCGCTGTTCGGCCCCGAGCTCGGCGAACCGCGCGAACTTGTCTTGCAAGACTGGGCCACCCGGCCCGACATCGCGACGCCGCTCGACCGCACCACGGTCCGACAGCACCCGCGCTACGGCCTGCCAACCCCGCTCTCTGCGCTGGCGACCCAGGGCATCCACTTCGGCTCGACCGAAACCGCACACGACTTTGGCGGTTTTCTGGAGGGAGCGTTGGAGGCAGCCGAGGCCGTCGCAGCGCAACTGGCGCGCGCCGCACACGCGCGCGCCTGAGCGCTATCTCGGCGGGTAGAAGATCGCACCGGGCAAGTAGCTGCCCGGCAGGTCCATCCCGATCGGCGTGTCACGCTCGGTCGCGAGGTGATCAGGCAGCAGGTGGGTGTGCGGCCCGAGGGGCGAACGTGCGTCGGGTGGCGGGATCCGTCCGTGTGCTTCGATGCGGCCGAGCGCGCTTTCGACCACCCGCGGGGGGCTCTCCGCGACAAGCGCAGCGCCGATGTGCGGCAGCGCACGGGAGAACGGCTGGCCAAGCGCGCCCTGCAAGGCGGTGAGCGCACCGCCCTCGCACACCCGCACACAGAATCGGCTGGCAGCACGCCCAAGCCCCAGGTCGAACAGGTGGCCTGCGGCGTTGGCCTCGAGCGCGTCGCGGTCAACGCCGAGGTTGCACACGCTGTCGGCCACCGGCGGGTGCCCACGCTCGCGCTTGACCGCCAACACGATGCGCGACGCATCGCCCGCCGCTGGCGGGTCGAAGGTGAGTGCGCGGACGTCGTCGTTGACGCTCATCCTGAGCGCGCCGTTTCGGGTACACGCCGAGATGGTGTCCCCGTCGCACCGCACCTCGTGCTGCCACCCCGACGGTACCGCGTACTCGGCCACCGCGCCGACCACGCCCATCACCCAAGTGCCCCGCCCTGGCTGCAGCGTGTCGAGGACAAACTGGCGGAGCTCGTCCGTTGTCCACGGCAGCCGACGGCATCGCACACCCAGCGTCGACAAGCGCGTGGGGATCTGCGCCCACACGCCGTCACGCCACGCTGACGACTGGCCGTTCCACGCGGCAATGTCATCACCGCTGCGACCACAACCGAGGCACCAGCCGGTGTTTTGGTCAAGCTTGCAAATTCCCGTACACGGGCTGGCTACGGTCATGTCGAAGCCTCTGAGTAGAGCGTGAACGCTGTGAGGATGGCATCCAATCCGTCGGTCAAGGCGGCGGGGCCCGGCTGCAGGATCAGTGGGGATTTGATCTCGACGATCCGGCCTGTTTGCACGGCGGGGATGGCATCCCAACCCGGGCGGGCTGCAATTTTCTCGGGGCGCACCTTCTTGCCACACCAGGAGGCGAGGATCAGGTCGGGCGCTGCGGCGACGACCGCCTCGGACGAGACGATGCGGTTCACCGCGAGGGGTTCGCGCGCCTGCTGCGGGAACACGTCGGTGCCGCCGGCCACCTCCACCAGCTCGCTGACCCAGTGGATACCCGAGATCAGGGGGTCGTCCCACTCCTCGAAATACACGCGCGGACGCACGCCGGTGGTGGCCTGTGACGCGACCTCGTCGAGGCGGCGTTGGTACTGGTCCGCGAGCACGTTGGCCTTCGCACCCGCACCGACGGTGGCGCCGAGATGCCGGATCATCGCGAGGATGCCGGCGACATCACGGTGGTTGTAGGCCATCACCGCGATGCCGTTGCGGATCAGCTCGGCGGCGATGTCAGCCTGCAGGTCGGAAAAGGTCAGGACGAGGTCGGGCTCGAGGGCGAGGATCTTCGGGATGTCTGCCGAGGTGAACGCCGAGACACGCGGCTTCTCGCGTCGCACGCCCTTCGGTCGCACGGCAAAGCCCGACACGCCGACGATGCGGTCCGATTCGCCGAGCAGGTAGAGGGTTTCGACCGTCTCCTCGGTCAGGCAGACGATGCGTTCAGGCGGAAACCGGTTCACGGGTCGAACTCGCGTTTCGTCGGCTCAACCGCCGTCGAAGGTGTAGGCCGCAATGCTGGCCGGCTTCATTTCGATCGAGAAGCCCGGTCGTGACGGAGCCGTATAGGCGCCGTCCCGCACGTCGCAGGGGTCGACGAAGTGCTCGTGCAGGTGGTCGACATACTCGATGCGGCGGTTGTCCTTCTCGCCGCAGATCGCGACGTAGTCGATCATCGACATGTGCTGCACGTACTCGCAGAGACCCACCCCGCCCGCGTGCGGCCAGACCGGCAGCCCGTGTTTGGCCGCCATCAACATCACGGCCAGCACCTCGTTCAAGCCGCCCATGCGGCAGCTGTCGATCTGTACGATGTCAATCGCACCCGCGGTGATGAACTGCTTGAAGAGGATGCGGTTCTGGCACATCTCACCGGTGGCGACCTTGGTTGGTGCAATCGCTCGTCGAATCGCGCGGTGGCCGAGCACATCGTCCGGGCTGGTGGGCTCCTCGATGAAAAACGGCTTGGCAAACTGCAACGCGCTGAGCCACTCGATCGCCTGATCCACCTCCCAGACCTGGTTGGCGTCGATCATGATCGTCATGTCGTCACCGAGCTCCTCGCGCGCAATACGCAAGCGACGAATGTCGTCCTCGAGATCGCGCCCGACCTTGAACTTGGCGTGCGTAAAGCCAGCGTCGCGGGTCTCGCGGCAGAGCCGCCGCAATTTGTCGTCGGGGTAGCCCAGCCACCCCGCCGACGTGGTGTAGCAGGGGTATCCCTCACGTTCGAGCGAGGCGATGCGGTCGGCTTTGAACGGCGCCTGCTCGTGCAACAGCGCACGTGCCTCCTGCGGTGTGAGTGCATCGGTGATGTACCGGAAATCAATCAGGCGCACGACGTCTTCCGGGCTCATTTCGGCGACCAGTCGCCACACCGGTTTGCCAACGTCCTTGGCCCAGAGGTCCCACACGGCGTTGATCACAGCACCGGCCGCCATGTGGATGGCACCCTTGTCCGGCCCGATCCAACGCAGCTGACTGTCGCCTGTGATGTGTCGCCAGAACCGGCCCATGTCCTCGGTGATCCAGCCGAGGTCCCGCCCGACCACCAGGGCAGCCAACGCTTCGAGCGCCGCAACACAGACTTCGTTGCCCCGCCCGATGGTGAAGGTCAGTCCGTGGCCGCGGTGCGGGCCGTCCGTCTGCAACACGATGTAGGCCGCCGAGTAGTCGGGGTCCGGGTTCATCGCGTCGGAGCCGTCGAGGTTATCGGAGGTCGGAAACCGCAGGTCGTGCGTGTGGTAGGCCGTGATCGTGGTCATTGAAACACCCTGTCAGTCCGAAATCCGTGTCGCTGCTGCCGTGGGCGGTCCGCACCGCCGAAATCCGCCGACGCGCTCACCGCGGCCCGCGGTACAGCGCCCGAGAAACGCACCATAGAGCGTGTGAGCCGTGGAGAAAACACGCGCGGTGCAATTGAATAGAAAAGCGGCGGCGAAATGGTATCGTGGCCACAGAACCACACGGATACCGGGAGGCCGTACGGTCGGGTGATCGGCGCGGCGCCCTCGACGGAGGCACAGCACGCCATGAAACGCGCTCGCATGAACCGCTTGTTCGGCACGTCCGGCCACTGCTTTGACGTCGCCATCGACCACGGCATGTTCAACGAGCCGGGCTTCCTCGGCGGCATCGAGGACATGCACTCCGCGATCCGTGTGGTCGCCGACGCACAACCCGACGCGATTCAGCTGACCCCGGGCACCGCACCGATCCTGCAGGCTATGCCGGGGCGCGACCGCCCTGCCCTCGTGTTGCGCACCGACATCGCCAACGTCTACGGCAACCCGCTGCCGCGCAGCCTCTTTTCCGAGGTGATCGATGGCGCGGTCGAGCAAGGTGTGATGCTCGACGCGGCCTGCGTGGTGGTGAACCTGCTGCTGCTGCCAGACCAACCCGCGCTGCACCGCGACTGCATCGCCAACATCAACCGCCTGAAGCGCGCTTGCGACACCTGTGGCATGCCGTTGATGGTCGAGCCGCTGGTGATGCAGGACAACGTCAGCGCCGGCGGCGGCTACATGGTGGACGGCGACCTCGACAAGATTCTCGCG
The sequence above is a segment of the Pseudomonadota bacterium genome. Coding sequences within it:
- a CDS encoding glycine cleavage T C-terminal barrel domain-containing protein, producing MAHIVSAGRLRKSPFYHSTMAEGAETLLTYNNMLIPRGYGDHEAEYWRLINGVSMWDVAAQRQVQLKGPDAATLAQILCTRDLSQQVVNQGKYVAVCDHRGTLINDPIALKIADDCYWLSIGNSDIWFWARCVAGERGLDVDVSEPDVSPLAVQGPRAEDVVAALCGDWVRDLKYFWFGDAEIDGIPLKVARSGWSKQGGFELYLLDGSKGDTLWQLVKEAGKPFDIGPGYPNPAERTESGLLNYGTDTDDHTNPFEVRLGTFVDLDISDDVIGIQALRRIKAEGVKRHQLGIVLEGGQEHEDQSIRDEIVKDGKVVGHMTHKAWSYRMQRMIGYGLVSVDVQVGGAVSVKRGASSVAGRVTDIPF
- a CDS encoding RDD family protein; its protein translation is MDFLPLNKNGRHVYIGVFRRAGAGIIDTLVLVPFSVAFYYLESLSIGVAIVLAVVASGLYAGYAVVCHACFGATVGKGLMHIRVTQPDGARITWRHAVLRSSPFLVFALLLAIAQIVALLQVDTAAYSAASWLERNRHVVPHLPPWHTVVTVSLNAWIVIECVVLLLNTRQRAIHDFIAGTVVIHRDFSVPYQDALRAKRRMPA
- a CDS encoding 3-methyl-2-oxobutanoate hydroxymethyltransferase, translated to MPSLTVKDLLDAKGVRQLAYVQVAREEEAIAASEAGMDMIGTAFLTERSHFAKAVPNTHFQFGLPWGKHADATEALRDAMAAMQAGAQSIYCGMSPAVVEVLAREGVPVICHVGLVPPKATWTGGYRAVGRTLAQAKAVWRQVRDFEQAGAFAVELEVVAANLATEMSKRTSLLTISLGSGGGCDAQYLFSADILGENRGHIPRHAKTYRNFAAERDRLQRERVSAYREYIADVAGGTFPEDQHVVEMAEDELGAVWGAPHP
- a CDS encoding N-acyl homoserine lactonase family protein, with product MTKPLSRRRVLTLSTLGVAATLGGCASTAPLADDAGAGAVASPGPVSVRIGRRLRLHMFQTGWVAVKEPHRAYAGPSSLRFPRIFLSRTWTEWLPVTAFVIEHPQGLFVVDTGETARILDPDYAACDAMTGLIYRRNLRFALSGEDEIGPQMRRAGLSPGNVDTVVMTHLHSDHMGGMRHFPQATFLVGEAAIGGHNGALMCRIPASATLQPVKHTDNAIGAFRRSHAVTQDGAITVVPTPGHANGHQSVLLQDDGVNVCLVGDAAFTLDQILTGETAGIVESVPDTEASAATLKTQFEDFNTVMLPTHDPDNAARLRSL
- a CDS encoding SDR family NAD(P)-dependent oxidoreductase, with product MSAPLALVAGAGPGLGQALVAHCLANGYTAVGLNRSVPDGADDTLAVDLTDSADTAQLVAALTETHGAPALVVHNPAQLVIADFEQTSAADFEATWRTMVLSAVHLAHAVLPSMVAAGSGTVIVSGATASLRGGARFAAFASAKAGLRGLTQSLAREYGPKGVHIAHVILDGIIDTPASRALHNLDPDRMMRPVDIANTYLALAAQPPSTWTHELDLRPRGETF
- a CDS encoding FAD-dependent oxidoreductase, producing the protein MDTDVLVVGGGLSGLALADRLAQQGTDFLLVDTQDRLGGRIATLEVDGAAFDLGPTWFWPGQPRLAAQAERFGIPVFEQYAAGDLMYQDQTGAVQRGRGYASMAGSYRLAGGVGALIDALAGTLDSARVMTHTALVSVQTQPGALTATLTQSGAPRTVTARQIVLAVPPRVVADTVRFEPALTDEQLQALAAVPTWMAGQAKVVAVYDAPHWRDAGLSGDAMSHRGPLVEIHDASPMAGGPFALFGFVGVPADARAAHREELLQLTRAQLVALFGPELGEPRELVLQDWATRPDIATPLDRTTVRQHPRYGLPTPLSALATQGIHFGSTETAHDFGGFLEGALEAAEAVAAQLARAAHARA
- a CDS encoding DUF1289 domain-containing protein, which encodes MTVASPCTGICKLDQNTGWCLGCGRSGDDIAAWNGQSSAWRDGVWAQIPTRLSTLGVRCRRLPWTTDELRQFVLDTLQPGRGTWVMGVVGAVAEYAVPSGWQHEVRCDGDTISACTRNGALRMSVNDDVRALTFDPPAAGDASRIVLAVKRERGHPPVADSVCNLGVDRDALEANAAGHLFDLGLGRAASRFCVRVCEGGALTALQGALGQPFSRALPHIGAALVAESPPRVVESALGRIEAHGRIPPPDARSPLGPHTHLLPDHLATERDTPIGMDLPGSYLPGAIFYPPR
- a CDS encoding cobalamin-binding protein, whose amino-acid sequence is MNRFPPERIVCLTEETVETLYLLGESDRIVGVSGFAVRPKGVRREKPRVSAFTSADIPKILALEPDLVLTFSDLQADIAAELIRNGIAVMAYNHRDVAGILAMIRHLGATVGAGAKANVLADQYQRRLDEVASQATTGVRPRVYFEEWDDPLISGIHWVSELVEVAGGTDVFPQQAREPLAVNRIVSSEAVVAAAPDLILASWCGKKVRPEKIAARPGWDAIPAVQTGRIVEIKSPLILQPGPAALTDGLDAILTAFTLYSEAST
- a CDS encoding L-fuconate dehydratase, encoding MTTITAYHTHDLRFPTSDNLDGSDAMNPDPDYSAAYIVLQTDGPHRGHGLTFTIGRGNEVCVAALEALAALVVGRDLGWITEDMGRFWRHITGDSQLRWIGPDKGAIHMAAGAVINAVWDLWAKDVGKPVWRLVAEMSPEDVVRLIDFRYITDALTPQEARALLHEQAPFKADRIASLEREGYPCYTTSAGWLGYPDDKLRRLCRETRDAGFTHAKFKVGRDLEDDIRRLRIAREELGDDMTIMIDANQVWEVDQAIEWLSALQFAKPFFIEEPTSPDDVLGHRAIRRAIAPTKVATGEMCQNRILFKQFITAGAIDIVQIDSCRMGGLNEVLAVMLMAAKHGLPVWPHAGGVGLCEYVQHMSMIDYVAICGEKDNRRIEYVDHLHEHFVDPCDVRDGAYTAPSRPGFSIEMKPASIAAYTFDGG
- a CDS encoding aldolase produces the protein MKRARMNRLFGTSGHCFDVAIDHGMFNEPGFLGGIEDMHSAIRVVADAQPDAIQLTPGTAPILQAMPGRDRPALVLRTDIANVYGNPLPRSLFSEVIDGAVEQGVMLDAACVVVNLLLLPDQPALHRDCIANINRLKRACDTCGMPLMVEPLVMQDNVSAGGGYMVDGDLDKILALVRQAVELGADIIKADPCDTVAEYHRVIEVAQGVPVLVRGGGKVSDDVILTRTAELMTQGAKGIVYGRNVIHHANPAGMTRALMAVVHEGATVEAALAMIA